Below is a window of Clostridium sp. JN-1 DNA.
TTCTCTTGGAATAGCATGTGAGGATAAACCATCAGGAAAGTTATCAGTAAATGTTGGAGTTACTGAAATCAATGAAGAGACAGCAGACCTGTGGATAGATATGAGATATCCTGTTACTATGAAAGGTGAAAAAATCATGGATATCATGTCTAAGAAATTTGCAGAGTGCGGTGCTAAAATAGAAAGAGTAGCCCCAGATGAACCTCTTTACTTCCCAGAAGATAGTAAGTTAGTTAAAGATCTTCTTAAGGTTTATAATGAGCAGACAGGTGAAGAAGGAAAAGCTTATGGAATAGGTGGAGGAACTTATGCCAAGGAGCTTCCAAATATAATTGGATTTGGACCAATATTCCCTGGAAAACCAGACCTTGATCATCAAGCTAATGAATATATTGAAATTGGGGATCTAATAATGAATGCTAAAATATATGCTCATGCAATATATCAACTTGCAAAATAATTTTGTATTAAAAAAATAGCACGAGAATTTTGTGCTATTTTTTTTAGCATAATGATATAATAAAGTTAACATATATGTATAATTCATACTTTAGGTGGATTGCATTTATAATGCCGTACAAAATATTGAGAATCAAAAAAGAAGGATTCAACGATACTTGGATAGAAGTAAAAGAAGTATGAACCCTAACAATTTTAAAAATGTATATATAATTATACTGATTATTAAAAATATCTAGGGGCATTATGAGGAGGGTTAAATATGTCTAAAGTTGTGGAAAAGTTTATTAAGTATGTGAAATTTAATACTGCGTCAGATGAATCTATGAATACAGTTCCTACTACTTCAGGGCAGTTGGTACTAGCGAAAGAATTAGTAAAAGAACTAGAGCAAATAGGAATGAGTGAAGTATCAGTAGATGAAAATGGATATGTAATGGCAGTATTACCATCCAATGTTAAAAAGGAAATTCCTAAAATAGGGTTTATTGCACATATGGATACGTGTCCAGAAGTTTCAGGAATGAATATAAATCCCAAGTTTGTTGAAAATTATGATGGCAAGGATATAGTTTTAAATGAAGAAAAAAATATTATTCTTTCTCCAAAGGATTTTCCAGAATTAAAGGATTACGTTGGAAAAACACTAATTACTACAGATGGAACTACTCTTTTAGGTGCTGATGATAAAGCAGGGGTTGCTGAGATTGTTACTGCTGTGGAATTTTTAATAGAAAATCCGGAAATCAAACATGGAGACATCAAAGTTGCATTTACTCCAGATGAGGAAATTGGAAAAGGAGCAGATCATTTTAATGTCAAAAAATTTAATGCAGATTTAGCTTATACAATGGATGGAGGGGCTATTGGAGAATTGGAATGTGAAAATTTCAATGCTGCAAGTGCAAAAATAATTATTAACGGAAGAAATACCCACCCAGGAACTGCAAAAGGAATAATGATAAATTCAATGCTTATTGCTGGAGAATTTATGGACATGCTTCCAAAGAATGAAACTCCAGCAACTACAGAAGGCTATGAAGGCTTTTATCACCTAGTTACACTTAATGGTGGAGTAGAGAAGACAAAGCTTGAATATATAATAAGAGATTTTGATGCTCAGAAGTTTGAAAAGAGGAAACAATTTATAACTAATGCTGCAGAAAGTTTAAACAAAAAATATAGCAAAGGTACAGTTGAAATTGAGATAAAAGAGCAGTATAGAAATATGAAGGAAAAAATTGAACCTGTAAAATATATAGTAGACACTGCTTTTAAAGCAATGAAATTAGCAAATGTAGTTCCTAAAGTTCAACCTATAAGAGGAGGCACAGATGGAGCTAGATTATCTTTTATGGGAATGCCTACACCAAACATATTTAATGGCGGACATAATTTCCACGGTAAACTTGAGTATATACCTGTAGATTCCATGGAGAAAGCTGTACAAGTAATACTTAAAATAGTACAGTTATATGAAGAAATGTAGTACGTAAAGCAATACAAAAATTGAGCGGAAATATCTTAAGATTTTTCAAAAACCCAGTATCTTTAAAGATGCTGGGTAAAGTTACATGATCGATAATACCTTAAGATGCTTATCGTGCTTTAAAAAAATGATACAATATAGAAGTGTATAAGTACATGAGAAAATCTAGTAAGTAAAACAAAAGATAAATTCAGGAGGAAAAAGATGGAGTCAAGTCAGCAAAAAAAGATGACACTAACAGCACTTGTATTAATGATTTTTACATCAGTATTTGGATTTGCAAATATACCTAGAGCATTTTATTTAATGGGATATGGTGCAATTCCTTGGTATATTTTATCTGCAGTAACTTTTTTTATACCTTATGCATTCATGATGGCAGAATATGGAGCAGCATTTAAAAGTGAAAAGGGCGGAATTTATTCATGGATGGAAAAATCCGTTGGAGGCAAATATGCTTTTATAGGAACATTCATGTGGTATGCTGCTTATATAATTTGGATGGTCAATATATCTTCAACGATATGGATACCATTTTCAAATGCAATATTTGGAAGCGACAAAACAGCAGTTTGGTCATTGTTTGGATTAAATTCTACTCAAAC
It encodes the following:
- the pepT gene encoding peptidase T, giving the protein MSKVVEKFIKYVKFNTASDESMNTVPTTSGQLVLAKELVKELEQIGMSEVSVDENGYVMAVLPSNVKKEIPKIGFIAHMDTCPEVSGMNINPKFVENYDGKDIVLNEEKNIILSPKDFPELKDYVGKTLITTDGTTLLGADDKAGVAEIVTAVEFLIENPEIKHGDIKVAFTPDEEIGKGADHFNVKKFNADLAYTMDGGAIGELECENFNAASAKIIINGRNTHPGTAKGIMINSMLIAGEFMDMLPKNETPATTEGYEGFYHLVTLNGGVEKTKLEYIIRDFDAQKFEKRKQFITNAAESLNKKYSKGTVEIEIKEQYRNMKEKIEPVKYIVDTAFKAMKLANVVPKVQPIRGGTDGARLSFMGMPTPNIFNGGHNFHGKLEYIPVDSMEKAVQVILKIVQLYEEM